The following nucleotide sequence is from Anopheles stephensi strain Indian chromosome 3, UCI_ANSTEP_V1.0, whole genome shotgun sequence.
TGGGGATTGACGGAGATGGATACCCCGGCAAGGATACTGCGATGGACGACGATGCCAGTGGTTAGCTTctttcggtgtcttgaaagtGATTCCACACTTTTCGGGCCCGTGCTGTACGAGGGAATGTTCTGTGCCGGGTGGGGAAATGGTAAGATTGTCTAGAAAAAGTCCTTCAGCAAGATTATCCCAAAAAATCCTTAtccatcaaacaaacaatatcCTTTTTGGAATACTCCCTCAGGAACCAATGTCTGCAACGGTGACAGTGGAGGTGCATTCGTTGCCAACCTTAACGGCAGTTGGACAGCGCTTGGGGTTGTGTCCTTCACAGGAGTGCGAGAGGACATCAACGGACCTCAGCAACCGTTTCGATGCAATACCGAAAGCTTATCCGGATTCATCAGCCTTCCCAAGTACCTTGACTGGATTGCATCTGTAGCCTTGTTGGAAGAAGACAATTCGTCCAGCCGCGTCGTTACGGACTCCAATATTTCGACGACTTCGTCAGTAAGAATTAGTGAACAAAGTAGGACCTCGCTAGTGCAACCTCACTCTCCAAAAGCCTGTTAATTGAATCTTATTTGCCTGTACCGTGCCAGTGTGTCAATCGTATCGGGAGAGTTGCTCCGGAAACGAGGACTTCTCATATCTAACGTCAATGGTTCGGCCTGTCCACGTTGGAGGAACTCCCGGTCGGTACGCTCGGTTGGTGATTGATTGCTTCGCCGTTCTGATAAGTGACCGCTTTCTACTGGCTCCGGCCAGCTGTTATGGGAGTGCAGGTAAGAATGAATTCCTGATGTGGACACACGCGGACACTCTCCCCctttatctctttctctctccctcgcgtCCCCTGAACCACAACATAATAAATCGACCAATTTCGAATAAATCACAACGCCGGGGGAAACGCCGAAAAAAATTTCCCACATCTTAGCCCACCAATTCGTGCTGCTGGAGGTGGCCGGCCAGGCTGTAGACTACCGCATAAAGACGTCCCATCGACACCCGAACTTTGTCAACAACGGCCCAACGCAGGACCAAAGCAATCTCGCGCTAATCGAACTGGAACGGAAGGTGTCGTAAGTATTCAGCACCACAGCCAACCACCAGGCACGCTGGTCCCGGAATCGTCAATCGTTCggaattgatttgttttccattgtGTGGCTGGAAAATTGAAACGATATTTCTCCCGTAGCCTGTCCACCTGTCAGTTTGTGTGCCTTTGGACCGGTGCGGTGGAAAGTGAGCCGACCCTGCCCGACAACATCTTTCTCTACTCGGCCGTGAATGTTTCGGCCGGTGACAAATCGATCGAGTCGCCGGAGGTGACATCCCGGGGGAGCCGCTGCTACGATGAGTTGTTGGCGCCCAGggtgatgcagcagcagcagggtctGGACGGCAGCAGGGACGATCGATTGGTGGGCATTGTTCTCGAGCGGACCTGCACGAAGATACGCTTGATCAAGGTAGCTCCATTTCTggactggatcgagcggattGTATGGCCGCAGGACACAGGGAACACGGGCACGGAGAACTACACAACACACCAGATTGAACAGTTCAGTACAATCTAGGAtaagttttatttcattttgatgacTTCCCGCTCAGCACGGCACATTTCTTTACTGGTTTACTAGTAGGAATTCACAtgattttccatccatcctcTTGATGAGCTCATCACAAGCCACCGACGGCGTGTGTCCCTGTGTAGCGCTCCTGACTCCTGCTCCGACAAACTGTTGTCCTCACATACTTAGCTTCTGACACATTTGTTTTAAGATACAATCACAATAATGAACGTTTCGCGCACTATGAACGTGGTACTAACtctaagtgtgtgtgtgttgatcaTTTCCAATACAAGAATTGAGGAAATACTTAAACGAAAACCCATGCCTCCCAACAACTTGCCCCATCATCTCGCCGAAGAAAAAATCACGGCCACCTAGCGTATTTAGTAGAAAAAGTTGgcttttttataataaaatagaTACTCCTCTGCATCATCTCTGGCTATGGCTCTTGCCGCTTACTTACTTTTTGGTTACTGTCTTTGACTTAGAATACTTAATCGCAAATGCTAGATAGATTGTTCGTCTCTGGAGACGACACCGTATTAGTTACTGTGCGTAGACGTACGCCATGTGTAcgtgttccttttttccttctttgttTCTAATTTGGCATCGAGTACTGCGTGGAAAGGAACAATATACATATCTCTTCAGAATAATgcataaaaacacaaaaataaaggCGACTGCAGAGAACGCAAAATCCGCAATTTGTACCACCACGTGCTATGTAAGtaacactctctctctctctctctctctctccccgtGGAAACACTCTACCATACCAAGCACTTGTCCAACGGGTTCATCCCAGTGCCTAGTGGACAGTGGAACGTGTCGGAGAACTCCTTTAGATTCGACAACGGTCCTATCACGCGATACTTTGGTGGCGAATGGGAGTCCTTCTCGATCTGCAGCGTCGTCGTCTCGTCCGTTACGGCCGAACACCAAACCTGCGCGAACGACACAAAGAACAGCTGCCGATGGGTCATGTTGACTCCCGGCAACGGTAACGTGTCCGTGTCCGTGTAGCTGTTCTTCTCGTTGTTAATGTACGCGTGGAATGCCGCCTTTAGGCCACCGTTGTCCGCAATGTTTTCGCCCATCGTCTGCTTGCCGTTGATGTTTTTGCCATTGATCCGGTAGGCACTGTACTGCTGGTTGAAGCATTCGGTCTGATTCTTGAACCGCTCGATCGTCTGATTGTTCCACCATTGATGCAGATTGCCGTACTTGTCATACTCACGACCCTGATCGTCGAAGGCGTGTGTTAGCTCGTGTCCCATCACTACGCCCATCGCACCATAGTTCAAACTCTTGGAGTTCTTGATGTCGAAGAACGGATTCTGGAGAATTCCGGCCGGAAACACGATCTGGTTCTTGGTGGGTGTGTAGTACGCGTTCACGGTTGGCGGTGTCATGCCCCACTTGGTCTTGTTGACCGGTTGGTCCAACTTTTCCAGGTTCTTCTTTAAGCTGTAGATATTGTagttgatgttgttgtcgaAATAGGTCTTCGGATCAATCGTTAAATCCTGATACTTCTTATCCAACTCTTCCGGGTAGAGGATGTAATCGGGGAATCCAATCATATCACTGATCGCATCTGCCTTCTCCACCGCTAGCCGACGAGTCTCCGCATCCATCCAGTCAAGGTTCTTGAAGTTCTCCTTGAACGCATCCCGTACCTGGTTGATCATGTCTTCGGCCTGTGGCTTAGAATCCCCATGGAACACATCCCGTACAAACATGGCACCAACGGCAAACCCGAGCACGTTGCTCGTATCGGACACGCAGTATCGCCAGAGTTCCTCACCACCATCCGAACCCATCAGAGCCTTCCGGAGACCTTTGTACGCGTCCCGGAACGCCTTAGACAAACACGCAGTAAGTGTCCGAACGGTTTGCCACACCAGATAGTTATTGAGGATGCTGGAATAAAGGAAGCAGAATGTTCGACGTCTATCAAGAATTCAATTCTCGCACCACTCCAACCACTTACATCTTCTTCTCATCCTTCGAAGTGTACTCCTTCATCAAGATGTTCAGCTTCTCCAGGTACTCCGGAGCGTACACGACGACTCGCTCCTTCTCAGTGATCTTTCGACGCACCAATCGGAACGCTTCCTCGAAATGTTCCTGCCAGTTGATGAACGGGGCCTTCTCCTGCAGCATCGCCAGTGTCATCGGATGATAGAGGGTCTCCTCATCTCGACGCATATCTTGAGGCGTTGTGATGTTGGCCAGCCGCGTCTCAAACTCAATCACCTCTAGCATCTGTCGTCGTGCATCTGTTTCGTCTGCTCCGAGCAACACGGACACCTTTGTCATGTATTCGAGGTACGCCGTCAGAATCTTTGCGTTCGCTGTCTTGTTTAGATAGTTGTCCCTCGATGGAAGCGTGAGTCCTCCTTGATCGATCTGGAATAACAAATTGGGCCATCCAGAAAACAGAACACGATTTCTCTACTACTCGATCTTACCTGTATGATATGCTTGCTGGAATTGCGATCATCTTCACCGACCGCCCATCCAAACAGTCCACCCATGTTGTACCGTATCTGAAGGGTCTGAAGCGTCTTCTGCAGTGACCATTTCTGCACATCAAACCCGCTCGCGTTCGCCGTCACATTCCAGCCACCAATTTGACGCAACAGCTTCTGCAACGGTTCCGCGCCCAACTTCTCCATCGTTTCATCTTCATCCAGGCACGACTGGTAGTACAGTTTGGCCTTCTTTTCTGCCTTCGATTTAAACTCCGCCAGCGGACGCTCGAGCGCATTCTTCAGCACCAGCTGATTCTGTTGCTCCAGCTTCCCGAACAAACCCCACATCGATTTACCTTCCGGGATGGGATTGTTGCGGATCCACTGATTGCACGAGAAGGCGTAGAAGTCATCGCACGGATCTACGCTCCAGTCGATCGAGTGCAGTATCTCGCTGGCCGCGAAGATGCAGTGCTGGTTGAGGCAGGGCAGCTGTTCATCCACTCCGAAAGGGTCTGCCGATAAGAAAGCGGGAGCGTTATGAACACCATTGCGCCACTCACACGTTCCATCTCACACTTACCCGAGCCTACGTGAGGTCGCACGTGCAGAATCCGCGTACTATCGTTCGCTAGCAAACTACTCAGCACCACGATCAGTATGATCGAGaacgccagcagcaacagcaggacCTTCTCCAGCTTGCTCCGAGCGTTCCACAGTGACGTTCCTCTGGCGGCATGATAGCGGATGTGCATCGTAGGGCTGCGAGCCGTCTCGTTGATCTGTATCGACCCAATGCTGCTGCTATCCTCGTCCGCAAACTGCGCCTGCTTATATCTCGTCATCTGTCAGAAAGATGTCCCACAGAGTATTACTTCCCGCTCCAGTACAAACACGAtcgattgatttgtttgtgtCGACGCAGTTCGTTGACGATCGCCCGCAACTTCAACGCGGCAAGGCGGATGAGATCAAAAATGTGCGAAAATACCCGGCACTCTCCCACTAGTTCCTACCTCCCCTAGCCcgtcttcttcctcttcgtaGTGTAATCAAACTGACACGAATTGGCACAACAAGCTGCTACTCATCGCGCTCACGATCAACTTCTAACTGTTTGCGCATGGTTCGCGATCACTACCAAGTACTGGTTTCGACCAGCTCTCGAGAGTCAGACAGAGAGCGAGCGGGAGAGCTCTACCAACCAACTCGCGCTAGTTGCGTGGAGGCGATCTTGGTAAACAATCACCTCACAATCAGCTCTCCGACTCCTACAGCGCCAACAATGGTTGCCGCGCTCTGTTGCGTTTAGTGCGCGATTACGCTTGCGCACACGACCGAGCGCATAACAACCGCGCGCCAATTTGTCTTCGCTAATAAAGATACTCGTGCGGGCGGCCGTTGGGGAGCCCGATTCCGCTCCGCTCATTCATAAAACTACCACCACTGTCCCCGAAATCCCATTGGCAGGCTTTGTCTAGGCTGATTGTAATGTGTTCCCTATGGCCGGGTTGGTTGAGGTTGTAGAGAAGATGCTGCCGATAGTTTTAGTCCATACAGCACCGCTTCCACCGGGATTGCGGTTTTTTCGGTAGAGTGTGAGAGCGGATGAGTGGAGGTCTCGTTAAACCGCTGCTTTTACGATTCACGTGTTTGAGGAAGATTGCACGCGCGTCACCTCCACGCCTCCAAGCTAAATAATTAAGTGGCAGGCAATGTTTCGGTGTGGAATACATTTGTGTCGAGAGGAATTACGCGAACAAGTGAGCTGAGAGTTGAAGTGCGCAGTTTGGGATGAGTTAGCAACGCTACTATGTAAGAGAACTGCTGTTGAGTGAGTTATTGGTCATCAAATTCTAGACCATCCTAAAGCACTCAAATTAAGCTATTTAACTTCAAATAATGCTAGAATTTGTTGTAGACTAAGCCTTGACAGAGACAATCACCTCCGTAGAACAATAAACTACCTCCAAAGAGATGCAAATGACAATGTACGAGGGGATTGAGACAGTAACTGAACCTGCGAGTATTCAACTCCCCTGCATGACGCTGCCACACTGATTGGAGGAACGTGCCATAATGCTCAATGCACAACCTGTTAACCATATTGAACGAGACGCCAAACCGCACTCCTCCACCTCCCAACGACCTCCCTGGACAAATCCTGATTCACCCTCATTGACGCAACTCACTCGCTTATCGTTCTTTGCAGTATGTATCGAGTTGATTATCGTTTAGCCACGAGAGTCAGCATAACTTCGAGCTCGCACACAGTTAACTCACCTGAACCGACATGTTGGAATGGTGTTGATTTCACACACTGATAGTACTGATAGTGGTTGGATGTGTCTCTTATCTCTACACCACAATTTGCTTCCCTTTTCCAACGCCTCTCCAACGGGATGTGTGGCCCACCGGAACAGTTTCCCGTTATCAGGGTAGAAGACTGCGAGAAAACAAGCGAGCCCCCAAGACTAGCCAACTAGCTGCTGGCTACCATATTGTAAGGGCCATTGCACTTATTGGAACACCTCTTCGGGCACTGAGCAAGAatactgtttttgtttttggcctTACACACAgccgcacgcacgcacacacacttttcgcaCTATCGATCGAAGGCTAGCTGGCCATTCGAGGCCCAACGGAAGACGCTTTCGGTCGTTTATTAACGCATCGTTCAAGGAAAACTCTGCTCCATCTGGCACAGCGTAATAACACACCGAACGGAAGTCATTGCAATATCCCACTCTAACTCTCTAACCTGCTAAGTCCAATAAGTCTTCATATCAACCACAACTCTACACAAAACAGCACCAGACGATACAGCAACGCGTTCGACCTAGGCCCTTTTTTCTTCGAGCTCGGCACAGGAAAAAGGTCGGTTTGTATTGATGCACGGAGCCAAGCGGATGAAAATAGTTGCACCTGACATGCGCCACAACCGTCAAATGTGCTGCGGCTGCGTCCCAGCGACCGTTTTCCCCGAGCTGTCAAATTTGCTGCGTGTGGAGCGGTGGCACGGCTTCGGAAAACGCCGGGAAAACGGATACCAAAACAAACCCGCACCCCGTTCGTGCGTCTCCTTCCACGCTGCCTGGAAGCTGCCACGAGCGGGCGTCCGTCAACGCGCAATCAGCTGGAAATGAGGAAAGCGGATTTTCCAccgagttttctttttctctcttttcacCCGGGGATCAAAGCTACGGGAGGGTAATTTTACGCCACCTGTCAAACTGTGTTTTTCATAAACAATTTACCATTTTTCcctagctggctggctggctgcccGCTGTACTGTGGGAGGGAAATTTTGTTTCCGGAATTGTAATGAATAGCAGTGGGATGATGCCGTCTTGAGAAGCTTGGGTGGAAATGAAGAAGCAGAATGTTTGCCACACGTGTATTACACCAACGTGTCACATTCTTATTTTGCATGCATGAGGCGGATGTGTCGATTTGCATCACacattaatttaaacaaataaacagatGCTATTCACTGGATTCTTGTTTATTCATCCACTAGAATCGTTTGCCTTTTATATGTCACTCGTTTCTTAGCTTTTCAACGTCCTTCTTTCTTGAAAACTTCTTGacttaaaaaatcaacaaatgtTGTGTTCTTCAATTATTGTCTTTTTATGACCATTTGATCgtttaattcaaattttatcTTCTCCAGATGGTTACTTTTCTTTCTTAAAATTTTTATAcactttattaaatttttatttttttctttattttattctatttctctatttctctatttctatttttatttatttaacttgtttttccactttttctttttttatgttcaCTTACTGTTTCAAGTTAGTTATATTTTAGTTTTCCTCTTTCCTtgcatattatttttttctttcgagtACTTTAAagctgttttaaaaattagttttgacctttttttctctttttttattcgttttaagAATGGCCGTCATGGGTTTGACAAATATATTTCCAGTAAACGATTAATTTAAACTGAtcaaaaag
It contains:
- the LOC118513982 gene encoding polyserase-2-like isoform X1, whose translation is MQIERIVSWRTSARCAVRRASYACLRAFRTNSQRLISRFLVMWQTFTSAVSQTMSVVRMVGAFALILLSLVIHRQIDAIASKPICGQRPIATPGTITYAPSQSWPGQFPWHIALYRTEQHLSISYACGGFLVGERTVITAAHCVTAPSGYQMTADELIVRLGLYDLLTLGRQSQEHRVGKIHRHGNFTLGSPRHDLALLTLRTVVEFGDFVQPICLPVDETTLDGVKFGVVSGWGLTEMDTPARILRWTTMPVVSFFRCLESDSTLFGPVLYEGMFCAGWGNGTNVCNGDSGGAFVANLNGSWTALGVVSFTGVREDINGPQQPFRCNTESLSGFISLPKYLDWIASVALLEEDNSSSRVVTDSNISTTSSVRISEQMCQSYRESCSGNEDFSYLTSMVRPVHVGGTPGRYARLVIDCFAVLISDRFLLAPASCYGSAAHQFVLLEVAGQAVDYRIKTSHRHPNFVNNGPTQDQSNLALIELERKVSLSTCQFVCLWTGAVESEPTLPDNIFLYSAVNVSAGDKSIESPEVTSRGSRCYDELLAPRVMQQQQGLDGSRDDRLVGIVLERTCTKIRLIKVAPFLDWIERIVWPQDTGNTGTENYTTHQIEQFSTI
- the LOC118513982 gene encoding ovochymase-2-like isoform X2, whose protein sequence is MWQTFTSAVSQTMSVVRMVGAFALILLSLVIHRQIDAIASKPICGQRPIATPGTITYAPSQSWPGQFPWHIALYRTEQHLSISYACGGFLVGERTVITAAHCVTAPSGYQMTADELIVRLGLYDLLTLGRQSQEHRVGKIHRHGNFTLGSPRHDLALLTLRTVVEFGDFVQPICLPVDETTLDGVKFGVVSGWGLTEMDTPARILRWTTMPVVSFFRCLESDSTLFGPVLYEGMFCAGWGNGTNVCNGDSGGAFVANLNGSWTALGVVSFTGVREDINGPQQPFRCNTESLSGFISLPKYLDWIASVALLEEDNSSSRVVTDSNISTTSSVRISEQMCQSYRESCSGNEDFSYLTSMVRPVHVGGTPGRYARLVIDCFAVLISDRFLLAPASCYGSAAHQFVLLEVAGQAVDYRIKTSHRHPNFVNNGPTQDQSNLALIELERKVSLSTCQFVCLWTGAVESEPTLPDNIFLYSAVNVSAGDKSIESPEVTSRGSRCYDELLAPRVMQQQQGLDGSRDDRLVGIVLERTCTKIRLIKVAPFLDWIERIVWPQDTGNTGTENYTTHQIEQFSTI
- the LOC118513981 gene encoding endothelin-converting enzyme homolog isoform X1: MSVQMTRYKQAQFADEDSSSIGSIQINETARSPTMHIRYHAARGTSLWNARSKLEKVLLLLLAFSIILIVVLSSLLANDSTRILHVRPHVGSDPFGVDEQLPCLNQHCIFAASEILHSIDWSVDPCDDFYAFSCNQWIRNNPIPEGKSMWGLFGKLEQQNQLVLKNALERPLAEFKSKAEKKAKLYYQSCLDEDETMEKLGAEPLQKLLRQIGGWNVTANASGFDVQKWSLQKTLQTLQIRYNMGGLFGWAVGEDDRNSSKHIIQIDQGGLTLPSRDNYLNKTANAKILTAYLEYMTKVSVLLGADETDARRQMLEVIEFETRLANITTPQDMRRDEETLYHPMTLAMLQEKAPFINWQEHFEEAFRLVRRKITEKERVVVYAPEYLEKLNILMKEYTSKDEKKIILNNYLVWQTVRTLTACLSKAFRDAYKGLRKALMGSDGGEELWRYCVSDTSNVLGFAVGAMFVRDVFHGDSKPQAEDMINQVRDAFKENFKNLDWMDAETRRLAVEKADAISDMIGFPDYILYPEELDKKYQDLTIDPKTYFDNNINYNIYSLKKNLEKLDQPVNKTKWGMTPPTVNAYYTPTKNQIVFPAGILQNPFFDIKNSKSLNYGAMGVVMGHELTHAFDDQGREYDKYGNLHQWWNNQTIERFKNQTECFNQQYSAYRINGKNINGKQTMGENIADNGGLKAAFHAYINNEKNSYTDTDTLPLPGVNMTHRQLFFVSFAQVWCSAVTDETTTLQIEKDSHSPPKYRVIGPLSNLKEFSDTFHCPLGTGMNPLDKCLVW
- the LOC118513981 gene encoding endothelin-converting enzyme homolog isoform X2 yields the protein MTRYKQAQFADEDSSSIGSIQINETARSPTMHIRYHAARGTSLWNARSKLEKVLLLLLAFSIILIVVLSSLLANDSTRILHVRPHVGSDPFGVDEQLPCLNQHCIFAASEILHSIDWSVDPCDDFYAFSCNQWIRNNPIPEGKSMWGLFGKLEQQNQLVLKNALERPLAEFKSKAEKKAKLYYQSCLDEDETMEKLGAEPLQKLLRQIGGWNVTANASGFDVQKWSLQKTLQTLQIRYNMGGLFGWAVGEDDRNSSKHIIQIDQGGLTLPSRDNYLNKTANAKILTAYLEYMTKVSVLLGADETDARRQMLEVIEFETRLANITTPQDMRRDEETLYHPMTLAMLQEKAPFINWQEHFEEAFRLVRRKITEKERVVVYAPEYLEKLNILMKEYTSKDEKKIILNNYLVWQTVRTLTACLSKAFRDAYKGLRKALMGSDGGEELWRYCVSDTSNVLGFAVGAMFVRDVFHGDSKPQAEDMINQVRDAFKENFKNLDWMDAETRRLAVEKADAISDMIGFPDYILYPEELDKKYQDLTIDPKTYFDNNINYNIYSLKKNLEKLDQPVNKTKWGMTPPTVNAYYTPTKNQIVFPAGILQNPFFDIKNSKSLNYGAMGVVMGHELTHAFDDQGREYDKYGNLHQWWNNQTIERFKNQTECFNQQYSAYRINGKNINGKQTMGENIADNGGLKAAFHAYINNEKNSYTDTDTLPLPGVNMTHRQLFFVSFAQVWCSAVTDETTTLQIEKDSHSPPKYRVIGPLSNLKEFSDTFHCPLGTGMNPLDKCLVW